The genomic segment AACAGTTTGCGGAACAAAGTCTTCGTCATGAGCAGGATTGCTGTAATCATAAGGCCATCTATGAACTTCCGGAATTTCTCCTGGCCAGTTACCGTGCATATGTTCAACAGGGGTTGTCCACTCTAAAGTGTTAGATCTCCAAGGATTCTGTTCGGCTTTTTTACCGTAAAAAATACTAGCAAAAAAGTTGTATAAAAACACTAACTGAAATGCTCCACCAATTAATGCAAAAGTCGTAATCAAAACATTTACATTTTGCAAATCATCAAATAAAGGGAAGTTAGTATTGGTATAATAACGTCTTGGTAAACCAGCTAATCCAATAAAGTGCATTGGAAAGAAAACTCCATAAGCACAGACAGCTGTAACCCAAAAGTGAATGTACCCTAAATTTTTATCCATCATTCTACCGTACATTTTTGGAAACCAGTGATACACACCAGCAAACAAACCATACAAAGCAGAGATACCCATAACTAAGTGAAAGTGAGCTACAACAAAATAAGTATCATGTACATTAATATCTAATGTGCTATCTCCAAGAATAATTCCAGTCAAACCACCTGTGATAAAAGTAGAAACCAAACCAATAGAAAATAACATAGCAGGGTTCAATTGTAAATTACCTTTCCACAAAGTAGTGATGTAATTAAATGCTTTTACAGCAGAAGGTATTGCAATTAATAAAGTAGTAAATGTAAATACCGACCCTAAAAATGGGTTCATTCCTGAAATAAACATATGGTGACCCCATACAATTGTAGATAAAAATGCAATTGCAAGAATAGACATAATCATCGCTCTATAACCAAAAATTGGTTTACGAGAATTTGTTGCAATAATTTCAGAAGTAATTCCTAATGCTGGTAATAATACAATATACACCTCAGGGTGTCCTAAGAACCAGAATAAGTGTTCAAATAATACAGGAGATCCTCCTTGATAATGTAAAACTTCTCCAGCAATATAAATATCAGATAAGAAAAATGAAGTTCCAAAACTTCTATCAAAAATCAACAACAAAGCAGCTGACAATAAAACTGGAAAAGAAACAATACCAATAATTGCAGTTACAAAGAAAGCCCAAATAGTTAAAGGCAATCTAGTCATTGTCATTCCTTTAGTTCTTAGATTAATTACAGTAACAACGTAATTTAATGATCCCATTAACGAAGATGCAATAAATATAGCCATAGAAACTAACCAAAGTGTCATACCAGTTCCTGAACCAGGAATAGCTTGAGGCAATGCACTTAATGGAGGGTAAATTGTCCAACCAGCTGAAGCAGGACCTGCTTCAACAAATAAAGAACAAATCATAATAACACTAGACAAAAAGAACAACCAGTAAGATATCATATTCATAAATCCAGAGGCCATATCTCGTGCACCGATTTGAAGTGGAATTAATAAGTTACTGAAAGTACCACTAAGACCTGCTGTAAGTACAAAGAATACCATGATAGTTCCATGAATAGTAACTAGTGCTAAATAAATATCATTTCGCATTACTCCATCAGGAGCAAACTTGTCACCCAATAAAACATTGAAAATTTTAAATGACTCTTCTGGCCATGCTAATTGCATTCTGAAAAGTAAAGACATTCCAATACCAATGATACCCATGATGATACCTGTGATAAGGTACTGCTTAGCAATCATTTTATGGTCAATACTAAATATATACTTAGTAATGAACGTTTCTTTATGATGATGATCGTGTTCGTGACCGTGTCCTTCTACTGACATAATTATATACTTTATATATTCTTAAATTAATTATTTCATTACAACCTTAGAAACAGTATCCAAAGAAACTGCTGTAGAATCAATAACAGTTCCCTCTGCAGCCGAAGCAGGCTCGTTTGACTCCTTAACTTTCTGAACTAATGATACTTGTTCTTTAAACCATTTATTATAGTCTTCAGGAGTATCAACAACAATCTTCATCTGCATATTGTAATGTGAAGCTCCACAAATTTTATTACACAACAATAAATAGTCAAAAGTGTAAGGGTCTAAAGCAGTGTTACCTGCTGCAACTAATTCAGCACTTTTTTGAGTTCTAATTTTATTAATACGCGCTACTTTCTCAACCATAAAAGGTAATTCTCTATACTCTAAAGTAGTATAAGTAGGAGTAAAAG from the Flavobacterium ammonificans genome contains:
- a CDS encoding cytochrome c oxidase subunit I gives rise to the protein MSVEGHGHEHDHHHKETFITKYIFSIDHKMIAKQYLITGIIMGIIGIGMSLLFRMQLAWPEESFKIFNVLLGDKFAPDGVMRNDIYLALVTIHGTIMVFFVLTAGLSGTFSNLLIPLQIGARDMASGFMNMISYWLFFLSSVIMICSLFVEAGPASAGWTIYPPLSALPQAIPGSGTGMTLWLVSMAIFIASSLMGSLNYVVTVINLRTKGMTMTRLPLTIWAFFVTAIIGIVSFPVLLSAALLLIFDRSFGTSFFLSDIYIAGEVLHYQGGSPVLFEHLFWFLGHPEVYIVLLPALGITSEIIATNSRKPIFGYRAMIMSILAIAFLSTIVWGHHMFISGMNPFLGSVFTFTTLLIAIPSAVKAFNYITTLWKGNLQLNPAMLFSIGLVSTFITGGLTGIILGDSTLDINVHDTYFVVAHFHLVMGISALYGLFAGVYHWFPKMYGRMMDKNLGYIHFWVTAVCAYGVFFPMHFIGLAGLPRRYYTNTNFPLFDDLQNVNVLITTFALIGGAFQLVFLYNFFASIFYGKKAEQNPWRSNTLEWTTPVEHMHGNWPGEIPEVHRWPYDYSNPAHDEDFVPQTVPMKPGEVVLNH